Below is a window of Thermoanaerobaculia bacterium DNA.
TTGCGGGCGAGCGACGAGTAGAGGGACGAGACCGGGACCGCGCGCGAGCGGAGGAGGGCCTGGCCGAGGCGGTCGCCGGGCTTTCCCCCGGAAACGAAGACGATGTCGCCGTTCTTCCAGTCGATCGTCTTCCGGTCCGCCCCGCGGATCAGGGTGAGCCGTCCGGAAGCGCGCCGCACTTCGAGCCACTGGATGAGATCGACGACGTCGAAACTCTCGATCCTGCCGGAGAGATGGCTTGCCAAGGCGCGCATTCTACCATTCCGGTTCCCGCCGCCCGCCCGGAATACAATTCCGGCGACGATGGCGGACGACGAGAAGAAGACCGCGCGGCGAGTCGCGGAGACGACTTCCTCCGGGATTCCGATCCGCCCCTCCTACGGACCCGGCGACGCCCCCGGGCCCGCTCCGCCGCCGGGCGCGTTTCCGTACACGCGCGGACTCACCGCCGAGGGATACCGCGCGCGTCTCTGGACGATGCGGCAGTACGCGGGCTTCGGGAGCGCGCGCGAGTCGAACGCCCGCTATCGCTATCTCCTCGAGAGGGGGCAGACGGGTCTCTCGATCGCTTTCGATCTCCCGACGCAGATCGGGTTCGACTCGGACGATCCGCTCGCGCGCGGCGAGGTGGGGAAGGTCGGGGTCGCGATCGCGACGATCGAAGACATGGAGATCCTGACCGAGGCGCTCCCGCTCGACCGGGTCTCCGTCTCCATGACGATCAATTCGACGGCGGCGATCCTGCTCGCGCTCTACCTCGCGGTCGCGCGGCGGCGGGGGTTCGCGTGGAGCGATCTCTCGGGGACGATCCAGAACGACGTCCTGAAGGAGTTCATCGCGCGGGGGACCTACGTCTTTCCCCCCAAGCCGTCGATGAAGATCGCGACCGACGTCTTCGAGTTCTGCCGCGACGAAGCGCCGCGGTGGAACACGATCTCGATCTCCGGGTACCACATCCGCGAAGCGGGCGCGACCGCGGTCGAGGAGGTCGCCTTCACGCTCGCCAACGGAATCGCGTACGTCGAGGCCGCGCTCGCTCGCGGGCTCGCGATCGACGAGTTCGCGCCGCGCCTCTCCTTCTTCTTCAACGCGCATTCGAACTTCTTCGAGGAGGTCGCGAAGTTCCGCGCGGCCCGCGCGCTCTGGGCGGAGATCGTCCGCGACCGCTTCGGCGCCAGAGATCCGCGGTCCGGGTACCTGCGGTTCCACGCGCAGACGGCGGGATCGACGCTGACGGCCCAGCAGCCGGAGGTGAACACGGTACGGACCGCGCTCGAGGCGCTCTCGGCCGTGCTCGGAGGGGCCCAGTCGCTCCACACGAACGCGTTCGACGAGGCTCTCGCGCTTCCGACCGAATCCTCCGCGAAGCTCGCGCTTCGCAC
It encodes the following:
- a CDS encoding methylmalonyl-CoA mutase family protein; amino-acid sequence: MADDEKKTARRVAETTSSGIPIRPSYGPGDAPGPAPPPGAFPYTRGLTAEGYRARLWTMRQYAGFGSARESNARYRYLLERGQTGLSIAFDLPTQIGFDSDDPLARGEVGKVGVAIATIEDMEILTEALPLDRVSVSMTINSTAAILLALYLAVARRRGFAWSDLSGTIQNDVLKEFIARGTYVFPPKPSMKIATDVFEFCRDEAPRWNTISISGYHIREAGATAVEEVAFTLANGIAYVEAALARGLAIDEFAPRLSFFFNAHSNFFEEVAKFRAARALWAEIVRDRFGARDPRSGYLRFHAQTAGSTLTAQQPEVNTVRTALEALSAVLGGAQSLHTNAFDEALALPTESSAKLALRTQQVIAWESGVADVVDPLGGSYLVEAWTREIHDRAKTLIGKIDSLGGSLAAIANGFFARAIEDAAFTAQRQAETGERVVVGVNRFAESESVSPPLLTIGGEVEGEQVRRLRAFRERRDPGAFERARARLLADAREGRNLLPAMLEAVEADVTLGEIVTTLKSVYGEHVS